From the genome of Natrinema marinum:
ACGCTCACCCAGCCGACGCCGACGCCCTCCGCTCGAGCGGCCAGCCAGAGGTTCTGTACGGCGAGACAGGTCGAGTAGACATCAGTCCGCTTCATCGAACTGCGGCCCAGGACGTGGGGCGCGCCGCGAGTCGGATCGCAGGTCACGCAGATGTTGACGGGGGCGTCGCGGATCCCCTCGAGTTTCAGGTCGGCGAACTCGCTTCGGCGCGGCTCTTCGTACCCCTCGCGGGCGGCGGCGATCGCCCGCTCGGCGATCGCAGCGATCTCGGCTTTCGTCCCCTCGTTCTCGATGACGACGAGGTCCCAGGGCTGCGAGAAGCCGACGCTCGGGGCGTGATGGGCAGCGTCGATGATTCGCTCGAGTACGTCGTCCGGAATCGGCTCGTCGCGAAATCGCCGAATATCGCGTCGGGCGTAAATCGTCTTGTAAACCGCCTCGCGTTCCGCGTCGCTGAATACAACCATTGTTTACTGTGTGAAAGTAGAGTTGCATAAAGGCGCTGGCTGACTGGCCGCGCGCCGACTCGAGTCCCTTGCCGCGATCGCCGTCTTCCGGTGCCGATCACTCGGCCTCGGGGGCCTCGGCGGGATCGACGACTTCGTCGGTTTCGGGGTAGACGCCGACCTGCTCACAGACATCGGCCATCGGACACGCTTCGGGGTCCTCGAGGCAGGCCGGCTTCCGTGCCCGGCAGTACTCCCGGCCGAATTGGATCGTCGCCGTGTGGCCGAAGCCACACTTGGCCGCGGGCACGTCGCGCTCGAGGACCGCACGAACCCCCTCGTGGTCGGCCTCTGGCGGCGCGATCCCCATGCGCCGATAGATCCGGTGGACGTGCGTGTCGACGGGGAAGACGCCGCCACGGCCGCCCGAAAAGAGCAGGACGCAGTCCGCCGTCTTCGGCCCGACGCCGCGGACGGAGAGCAGCGTCTCTCGCACCTGGGACGGCTCTTCGTCTTTCACGAACTCGTCGAAGGCCGCGGCGGAGCCGAACTCCTCGAGCACCCACTCGGCGACGTCGATGATGATCTCCGATTTCTGGTTGTACAGGCCCGCCGAACTGATCGTTTCGGCGAGCGTCGACTGTTCGGCGTTCGCGAGCGATTCGGCGAGATCGATTTCGTCCGCTCGCGATCGCCCGCTCACGGCTTCGCCGTTCGCATCATCGAGACCCTCACGTCGTTCGCGCCTCGCACCGCTCGCGCTGCGTGCGTCGCGTTGTGACGCGCTACCATCGTAGCGCTCGAGCAGGGCGTCGTGGGCCGGCTGGCTCGCCTTGTCGCTCGTGTTCTGGCTCAGGATCGTTCGAACGAGGCAGGTGAAGGCGTCCTGCCCGCCGTACGTTTTCTGCCAGTACAGTTCACCCAGCCGGTCGACGACCAGTTCCGCGCGGGTGTCCGCGGTGGCCGGATCGAACTCGGCCGCCGCACCGCCGCCGTCCGCGCCGCCGCTGATGTTCTCGGTCGGCTCCGGATCGTCGCTCATACCCTCGCGTTAGAACGTGGACGGCAAAACGACGGCGGAACCGTCAGCGACTCGAGGCAGTCCGGGTCGCCGACGAGATCACTCGACCGAAATCGTCACCGTCGCCTCGGCGCCGTCGGCCAGCGCCGCCACGAGGTCGCGATCGAATCCCTCGGCCGCGAACGCGGCCCCGTTCACGATCGTCCGATCGTCGACGTAATCGCTGGTCCGACCGACCGCACTACGCTCGTTGGTGAACTCGAGCGCGGGATCGCCTCGTCCCGTCACCGACTCGCGGTGGCCGTCGGCCTCGATCTCGAACGTGATCGTCGCGTCGGCGTCCCGGCAGGCCGCGACGAACTCGGGGTCGAAGTCTGCGGGTGCGCGGTCGGCTTCGATCGCGAGGATGCAGTCGCCCGCGGGGGTGAGGTAGTCGTCCGTCGTTACCTCGAAGGTGCTCGCATGCTCGGCGGTGACGTGCTCGTGGCCGCGAGCGTGAATGACTTCTTTCATGAGTGGGAGTTCGGTGCCGGCCGGAAAACGGGATCGAATCCGAGCCGAAGCCGATAGTGGACTCGAGCGCCCATAGGGAGGCTTTCGGATCGGACGCCTGGTCGGTCAGCACCGTCGCCTGTCGGGCGAGAGTCACAGTGAACAGCGATGTTCAGCCGAAACAGAATTGATTATTTATGCCCCGGATATACTGTAACTATGCGCGCTATCGGAGCTGTGCCCGTCGCCGTACTGGTCGCGTTGTTCGTTGGCTTCACTGCCGCGTTTACGATCAGTCCGGACCCGACAGGAACGCTGCCGCTCGCCGTCGGAGCCGGGATCACCGCGGTACTAACGCCGCTCGCGTACGTCGGTATCCGAAGCGCCGGCACCAGCGATCTCAAATAATCGTTTCAGTCGCTGCCTCGGCTGCTATCGCCCGCGAACGAACGCGACGCCGATTCGAGTCAGGATCGTGATCGATAGCCGGCACGAAACTCGTGAACGCCTGCACCGACGACGTTCCCGACCACGACGACGAAGAGTATTGCAACGAGCCCACCGCTCCACTCCGCGTTCGGGGAGCCCGTTACGACGCCGGCGATCATGGCGACCGTCGCGCCGACGACTGCAAGCGCTGCCAAACCGAGTTGGAGTCTCGACCCGCTGTGGCGCGAGAGCAGATACTGAGGGAGCCCGACCCCGATGGCCAGATAGACCGCGATTCCGACCGGCGTAGTACCGAGCACGGCTGGACTCGCGGTGATCGCACTGACGACGCCGGCAAGCAGGAGTGCCAGCGCGAAGCCGGCTCCGACGAGACGGGCGTCTCGCATACTGAGCGATCGAACGGCGGCGAAAATATAGCTTCTGGTAATCCGAGCGGAACGGCGGCGACGGTCCTCAGACGAGGCTCGTGCCGTCGAACTCGCCACGACCGTAGTCGATGTCCATCAGCTCGAGGATCGTGGGCGTGATGTCGAAGAGGTCGGCGTCGTCGATCGTCGCGTCGGGGCTGTCGATGTACAGCGACGTGTTGTCGAAACTGTGCATCCCGTTTCGAGGACCGGTGTCGAAGATCTCGGAGTCAGCCTTGAAGCCGGATTTGAGGTCGAAGCCCTTGTTCGGGATTGCGACCAGATCGGGCGCGATGTCGTCGTGGTCGCCACGGAACGCCCGTTCTTTCTCGACCACGCGGTCGACGACGTTGTTCCCGTTCGGTCCTTCGAGCGCCTCGAGGTCGGCTTTGAGTTCGTCGCGGACGGCGTCGTACTCGTCTTGGGGCACGGAGCCGCGGGGCTCACGTCCCTCGAGGTTGATGTAGAAGCGACCGGGGATGAACGAGTAGGCCGTCGTTTCGTCGGCGATGTCGCCCAGTTCCTCGGGCTCGTCAGTCCGGAAGGAGAGCCAGCCCTCCTCGCGGAGCCACTCGTTGAAGTGGACCTCGTAGTCCAAGCTGGTGAAGCCGTGGTCGGAGGCGACGATCATGGTGACGTCTTCCGGCAGCGCTTCGCGCAACCGACCGATGTAGTCGTCGACCTTCCGATAGAACTCGATGAACTCGTCTCTGTACTCGCCATCGCGCTCGTAGTCTTTGAACAGGAAGTGGTTGACCCGGTCGGTCGTCATGAAGACGCCGAAGAACAGGTCCCAGTCGTCCTCCTCGATGTAGTGTTCGAAGGCCTCGAACCGGGCGTCGACGGTGGCGTGGGCGTCCTCGATGAACTCAGACTTGTCGTCCTGATGGCCGAGTTTCGGGTTGACGTCGATCCGGTAGTCGAGCGTCTCCAGATACTCGCGAACCTCGTCCGGGTAGGCGGCCTTCGCGAGGCCGGGCGAGAGGAAGCCCGAGACCATCCGCTGGACGTTGCGCTGGGGTGGGAACGTGACGGGGACGTTCAACACGGTGGCCTTGCGACCTTCCTCCTGTACGCGGTCCCAGACGCGGTCGGCCTGGACCTCACGGCCCATCGGAACGTAGGTGTCGTAGGTGCCGACCTCTCGATCCTGGAAGCCGTAGACGCCAGTCTCGCCGGGATTGACGCCGGTCGTCAGCGAGGGCCAGCAGGCGCTGGATTCGGGCGGCACGATACTCGAGATCTCGCTCGCCGTGCCCTCGTCGGCGATCGCGGCGAAATTGGGGAACAGTTCCTCGTTCTCCGACAGGAGACTATACGGCACGCCGTCGACCCCGATAAATGCGACCCGGGGATCGCCGTCGCCCCGCAATCGATCGAACAGACCCATAGGCGGACGTAGTTCGACCGCATACAAGAAGGTTCGTTTCGAGATAGTGTTTTGCGAATATCTGACACACGTTCCCACACCAGTCGATGTCGTCGGAGCCGGCGGCCGAGAGCGCGTATCGATGAACTGTCGGAAGTCCGTTACTCGTCCGGCTCACTCGAGTCTTCGGGGTCGAAGTTGGTGGGTACGACCGTGAGATGTGCCATTCCGACCCCGTCGGTGGTCGCGTCGTCGGCGGTCGGTGACGTTCGTGCGGACGAGTTAGATGCTGCCATACGGGAGGACGTACGGCAGCAACGGGAATAAAATTACTCATGCTCATAATGCATCCGACGGTCGACGGAGATAACTCTGGGAAATCTGTCGAGCAGGGGCAGAAGGAATCGCGCTGTGAGCGCGGACTGCGGTCGCTACTGGAAGTGCTCCTGATAGAGGTCCTGAGCGTGTTCGATCGCGTCGTAGGCGGCCTGCTTGTCCTCCCAGCCCTGCGTCTCGACTTCCTTGCCGGCCTCCAAGTTCTTGTAGGTCGCGAAGAACTCGTCGATCTCGTCGAGTTGCTGCTGGGGGATATCCTCGAGGTCCTCGATGTGATCGTATCGCGGATCCTCGCTCGGGACGGCGATGACCTTATCGTCCTGTTCGCCGTCGTCGTCCATCTTCATCAGCGCGACGGGACGGGCCTCGATGACGCAGCCGGGGAACGTCTGGTCCTCGACGAGGACGAGGACGTCGAAGGGGTCCTCGTCGTCGTAGTACGACTGCGGAATAAAGCCGTAGTCACTCGGGTAGTGAACATTACTGTGGAGCACGCGATCGAGGACGACGCCGGGAACGTCCTTGTCGTACTCGTACTTGTTCCGTTCGCCCTTGAGGCACTCTACGACGGCGTAGATCTCTTCGGGCGCGTTCGGTCCGGTCTCGAGGTCTTCCCAGAGGTTGACCATGTACCGGAAACTCCACCGTCGATCAAAAAGTACTTTCGTAATCGAGTGTCACTAGCTACGTGACGGTTGCCAGATCCCCGACAGACACGAAACGGACACGTTCGACCGCTGTCCGGCCGCGTAGCGGGCAGTAGCGAGCTGTCCAATCGACTGATACGAGGCAATAGTTGACAAGTCTTAAATAGTCTGGTGACATTTGCACACGTATGTCAGAGGCACAATCAATCACCGGCGAACAGAGCATTGCACGCGAACTCACCGCCTTCCAGAACAACATCCTCGTCATCCTCGCCAAAGAGCCCATGTACGGGCTCGCGATCAAGCGCGAACTCGAGGACTACTACGGCACGGAAGTAAACCACGGGCGTCTCTACCCCAACCTCGACGAACTCGTCGATCTGGGGCTGGTCGAGAAGAGCGAACTCGACAAGCGAACCAACCAGTACTCGCTGACCGATGACGGCTACGACGCCGTCCTCGACGGTATCGAGTGGACGCTCTCGAAGGTCGTCACGGGCGACGACCGCGCCGACGAGATTTCCGAGATCGTCGAGAACAGTTACTGAACGTCTGGAATCGGTTCTCCGGCCGTTTCGAAGGCGAGTTCGATCGACTCGCCGATCATCTCCCGTTGTTTTTCCGACGGCCAGGCGTTCCGCACGAAGTATTCGGTCCGGAACTCCGTGATCTCCGCGCTCGTCAGCGACGCGATCGGCTTTGCGTAGTGGTTGCCCGCGAAATCGGCGAGCAGCGCCGCGTTGTCGCCGTGGACCTCGCCGTGAGCTGCCCGCACATCTGCGACGAGCTCCCGATTCCGCGCGTCGACTTTGTCCCAGTCGTTCGGATCACCCGTTCCCTCGAGCGGAATCTCTACCGCGCGGTCGATGTCTTCGATGCGGTCGGTTCGGATGACGCCGTCTGCTTGCCACTCCGCGGGGTGGCAAACGAGCACGTCGTCGCCGTCGTCGTCGCGGATTCGGGCGGTGAACTCGTACTCGTCGAGCAGGTCGTCGCGCCGCGTCTCGTAGGCGTCGGCCTCGTTCTCGTCGACAGCAGTACGCTCGAGGCGGGTCAGCCGCTCGATCTCGTCGACGACGCCTCTGGGGAGTTCCTCGCCGTCGTTCTCGTCGGGACGGTCGGCGCCGTCCACCGCGTTTGGATCGTCTACCGCGTCCGGGTTCGTCATGGACGATCGTATGCGCTCGAGCGGTTTTGGCCTTGCCGATCCGTTCTCGGAGTCCATTTTGGTCACCTTCCGGCCGGTTTGCTCTGTGTATGGAAACGGGATGCGCCGACGAGAATCCAGTAGAAAATGCGTCCTACTATCGTGGCGACAGGGATCTCCGCGTCCTCCCCGGCCGATTTCTACTCACGACGGCGGAGCCGGCGTTCGGATGGGTCGCGGGACCGGAGGTTCCGCGCTCCCCTCGGTCCCTTCGGTCACTCGCTCATCCACCGGAAAACGCGTCACGTCTTCCGAGCCGGTCGCTCGCAGGCTCGCGAAGACCTCGCACGCTGTTATCGGCCGCCCTCACTGTCGTTCGGTCGGCCGACAGCGCGCGCCACCGCGATGGCTGATCGGGTTCAGTATTACAGTGACTCCCACCCTTGAGCGCGCTCAGGCTTGATCGAGCGCCTCGTTCACGAGGCCGTCCGCGCGTTCGTTGACCTCGCGCGGGACGTACTCGAGGGTCCATTCCTCGAACGCGGCCAGTAGCTCGTGGACGGTCACGCGCTTCTCGCGCAGTTCGGGGTTGTTAGTGTCGTACTCGCCGCGGACCTGCTTGACGATGAGTTCGGAGTCGCCGCGAATGTGGACCTCGTCGTAACCGTAGTCGCGGGCGGCCTCGAGGCCCGCGATCAGCGCCTCGTACTCGGCTTGGTTGTTCGTCGCGGAGCCGATCGTCTCGCCGTCCTCGGCGACGATGCCGTCGCCGGTGACGATCACCCAGCCGACCGCGGCAGGGCCGGGGTTCCCGCGCGAGCCGCCATCGAAGTAGACGTGTGCGCGCCCGCCACCCTCTCGCAACAGTGCCTCGAGATCCCGCGGGTCGGCCCCCTGAATCACGACTTTGTCGTCGTAGGCGACGGCGGTTGCGTCGCCGCGGCTCGCGCGCCAGCGTTCGTGGTCGGTATTTCCCGATCCGACGGCAACGTTTGCCGCCTCGAGCCGCTCGCGAGCCGTCTCCACATCGCACTCGATGACGGGCATTCGTCCCCGAAATCCGGGGGAATCGGATAAAGGTTTTCCGGTTCCGAAGCGTAAACCTCGACCCTGAACGCCTGTCGGGCACGTTTTCGGCGGATACGGGTCTGGTGCTCAAAACGCTTACCGAATATTTATATACTATGGTGATACTACTATAAAAGTGCGATGACACGGTCCACCCGCCAGCGGGAGCGAACGCGCGAGACGGACGAGACCGAGGAACAAGAGGGGGTACGTGCCTGCCCCGAGTGTGAATCGGATAATCTCGTCAAGGACTCCGACCGGGGAGAGCTCATCTGTGAAGACTGTGGGCTCGTCGTGGAGGAGGAACAGATCGACCCCGGCCCGGAGTGGCGGGCGTTCAATCACCAGGAACGGCAGGAAAAGTCCCGCGTCGGCGCACCGACGACCCAGACGATGCACGACAAGGGGCTGACGACGACGATCGACTGGAAGGACAAGGACGCCTACGGACGCTCTATTTCCTCGAAAAAGCGCAGTCAGATGCACCGACTGCGCAAGTGGCAAGAACGGATCCGCACCAAAGACGCCGGCGAACGGAATCTTCAATTCGCGTTAAGCGAGATCGACCGAATGGCATCCGCGCTGGGCGTGCCGCGCTCGGTTCGCGAAGTCGCTTCGGTGATCTACCGGCGCGCACTCAAAGAAGACCTCATCCGCGGGCGCTCGATCGAGGGCGTCGCGACATCCGCGCTGTACGCCGCGTGTCGAAAGGAAGGGATCCCGCGAAGCTTGGAGGAAATCTCGGAAGTCTCCCGCGTCGAACGCAAAGAGATCGGTCGCACGTATCGATACATCTCGCAGGAACTCGGCCTCGAGATGCGTCCCGTCGACCCGAAAAAGTACGTCCCCCGCTTCTGTTCTGAACTCGAACTCTCCGAAGAGGTCCAGACCAAAGCCAACGAGATCATCGAGAAGACGGCCGAGGAAGGGCTCCTCTCCGGAAAGTCACCAACCGGCTACGCCGCCGCCGCGATCTACGCCGCCTCGCTGCTGTGCAACGAGAAGAAGACCCAGCGCGAAGTGGCCGACGTCGCGCAGGTGACCGAAGTGACGATCCGGAACCGCTATCAAGAGCAGATCGAAGCGATGGGCATTCACGGCTGATCGAGGTTCGCTCGATCTCCGATTTTTGCGGTGGAATCGTACGTGAGCGGTCGCTGTGCCACTGACACGCCGCCGGAATCACCGCGTTACTCGTCTTTGCCGACGCTGATGACCTGCAACAGCGAGTAGACGGGGACGCCCTCGAGCTCCTCGAGGCCCTGCTTGTCCGCGAGGACGACACACGCCAGCGGTGTCCCGCCTTCGGCGCGGATCGCCTCGATCGTTTCGCGCATGGTGGTGCCGCTGGTGATGGTGTCGTCGACGACGTAACACTCGCGGTCGCGGATGCCGGCGAAATTGCGCGAGAAGGTGCCGCCGAGCTCTTCGATGTCGCCTTCTTCCCACTGGTGTTTCGCGGGGGTGTAGGTCCCGAGATCGGTCTCGAGTTCGCGGGCGACGAGGGTGGCAATGGGGCCGCCGGCCTTCTCGATGCCGATCGTCAGATCCACGTCCTCGCCGTGTTTCGCGAGCAGGTCGGCCATCGCCGACGCGATGTGGCTCATCCGCTTGCTGTCCCGTCCGACCGCCGACCAGTCGACGTGAATATCCTGCGGGCCGCCGGCACCGGCGGTGTCGGATCGCTGTGGCGGTTGTTCGGATGTCTGCGGAGCTGTCCCGCTTCGTTCGACGAGCCAGCTCGCGGTCTCCCGCGAGACGTTCAACTCGTCCGCGATTTCGCCCTTCGAGAGGCCCCGAGCCGCGAGCTCGGCCGCGCTCTCGATCAGGTCGTCGACGTTTTTCATATATCGGTGAATTCGACCGCCGTTTTTATAGGCGTGTCGTCATTCGGGGCCGCCGTCGCCCCGTGGCCGGCCGGGACGCTCGCGGTGGCCTTCGGGAACGCGAGGTCTACTTCCTCGAGGCCGTAGACGCCGGTGACGATCGCCTCGAGGACCCCCTCGGGAAGCGCCGCGAGCGTGTCGATGGCCGCTTCGAAGTGGCCGCGGTTCGAGTTGACGCTGCCCACGATCGCTTTGTTGTGGAGGACGAGTTCGCGGTGGAGGCGGCCGCCGTCGATCTCGAACGACCAGTCGCCGGGGACGCCGAGTAAGGCGGCGACGCCGTTGGGAGCGAGCGCGTCGACCGACTCGAAGGCGTGTTTCGCGTAGCCGGTCGCCTCGTAGACGAGGTCCATCGGCTCGTACGCGTCGGGAATCTCGGCGAGGGGCGTTTCGCGGGAGTCGATATAGGTCGCGCCCAGCCGCTCGATGATGTCGATCGAGGGGTCGGGCCGGTCGCGACGGCCGAGGCAGTAGACGCGCTCGTAGCCGAGCGTCTCGGTGAACATCGCGACGGTCAGCAGGCCGAGCGAGCCGTTGCCGAGGACGAGCGCGGACTCGGGCTGCCAATCGAACGCCGAGCGAGTCGCGTACGCGTGCTCGAGGGCCTTCTCGGTGATGCTGATCGGTTCGACGAGGAAGCCCCACGCCGCGAGTTCGGCGGGAATCGGGACGAGGCAGTCGGCCGGGCTCGTGATGTACTCGGCCATGAATCCGTGCGCGCCGACGATGCCGCGCTCGACGTACTCGCCCTCGGGGGCCATATCGGGCTCGCCGCGCTCGAAGTAATCGTTGGTCTCGACGCCCGCTGGGGGTCGGCGGACCGTCGGGACGACGTACTGGCCTTCCTCGAGGCCCGTTCCGTTGGCGTCTTCGACGACGCCGACGGCCTCGTGGCCGAGCACGAGTCGGTCGTCACCCGCGGGGACGCCACCGTGGCTCCCTTCGATGACCTCGTAGTCGGTGCCGTCGACGCCGACGCGGCAGATCCGGACGAGGGCCTCGCCGGGGGCTGGTTCTGGAACGGGTCGCTCGACGATTTCGGGGACACCCGCTCCGGGCTGGACTGCGATGGCTTTCATGCTAGAGAAGGAAGAACCGCGATGTTAAATATTTATTCCTGATCGAGTAAATTCCTGTGCTATCGGATCGGCAGACCGTCGGTCGGCCGCTCGAAGCGACGACGGCCGAAACCTGCCACACTGCAAACGATTATCCGGCTCCCCCTGCCTGTATCTACCATGGAACGGTACGATCTCGTCTATCGGCTCTACGACGAGTACGACACGAAGACGTTACGCGAGTACCAGGAGTTCGTCGACGTGTTCCCCGCCGTCGACTCTCGGGTCGCCCTCGAGCACTGGCAGGGCGCGACGGAGGAACTCGAGGAGCGCAAAGACGAGATCCGGTCGTCGTTCGCGGCCGGCGAGACGTTCGCGGAGATCGCCGCACACGCGACCCGCGATCAGGCCTTCACCGCGTTGGACCTCGAGGCGAAGTACGGTCGCGCGGTGAACGTTCTCGTGCTCGACGTCGACGAGACGTTGCGCTCGGCCGGCGGGACCGACAACGAAATCCCGCGGGACACGCTGCACCTGCTGACGGAATTTCACGAGGCCGGCGTTCCGATCGTCATCTGCACGGGTCAGACCTTGGAGAACGTGAAGGGGTTCGCGATCCAGGGGTTGGGCAGCGAAATCGTCCACTCGGGTGATCTCTCGATCGTCTACGAAGCGGGGACGGGCGTGTTCACGCCGGGCCACGGCGCGGACACGAAGCAACTGCTCTACGAGGACCTGGGTGAGGAAATCCGATCGGTCTTCGACGACGTGCGCTCGCGGGTACTGCCGGAGGCCCCCGAAGATCTTCGCCGAGGCTGTCACCTCCAGGGCAACGAGTTCAACGTCACCATCAAGCCCAACTACGAGACCGGTTCGACGGACGCCCGCGCGATCATCGACGAGGCGCTGGTCTACCTCATCGACCTGCTCGCCGACGCCGTCGGTGCGACGCTCGAGGGCGACGACGCGGACCACAGCCACACCGACGCGGACGACGACGGTGGGACGACCCTGTCCGACGAGACGATCGTCGACTGGACGCGCGCCTATTACGCCGCGCAGGACTCCGAGGTCAGGGCCGTTCTCGAGGGCGAGGGGGCCTACCCCGATCTCGATACCGACGCGATTCCGGAGCGGCTCGCGGCGGTCTTAGAGCGCATCGATGTCGCCTACTACGAGGCCGACGCGGCCGAAATCGGCAGTCTCGAGTTGAACAAGGTCGTCGGCGTCGAGCGCGCGCTGAACGTGCTGGGCGTCGACGACCCGTTCGCGCTCGTGATGGGCGACTCCAAGAGCGACCTGCGCGTCATGCAGTGGGTGGCCGAAAACGACGCCGGTATCGCGGCCGCGCCGGAACACGCCTCGCAGGACACCTTAGAGCACGTCCTCGAGATGGACGACCTCGTCTTCGATCGCGGGAAGAGCGTCGACATCCTGCGGACGGTGTACGCGCTCAATCGACTGGCTCGACTCGGCTGAACGGAGACATCGGGGGACCGTCGTTATCGCCGTCCAGTCACGTGATTCTGACCCTCTTCAGGGGCGACCTGCGCTTGTAAAGGGCCTGAAGGGGAAAGCCCGCTCATCAACCGTCTCCGAGCCCTCTCCTCTGTCAGCACGGTCCGGACAAGTACAGTCGTCAGCGGCGGTCACATGACTGTCCTGACGGCTCGTTTCGGACGCGCCGAGCGATCGGCTGGACGGTTATGCGCGGAATCGAGTCCCGCTACTCCCGCGACAGCGTGGTCGTTCGCCGACCGGACTCGAGCCAGCGGTACGAGGTGACCTTCCAATGACGACCATCGCAGAACTTTCGCTTTCGACAGACGGGTTCGCGCTCGCAGAGACATTCCAGCAACTACCGGCCCTCGAGGTCCGCGTCGAAAGCGTCGTCGCGGAAGGGCCGGTCCGGACGACGCCTCTCGTCTGGTTCTCGAACGTCGACCGCGACGACGTAGAGAGCGCCATCGAGGCGGACCCGACCGTCGCCGAGTACAGCCAACTGCTCGAGGACACCGAAGACGGCGAACTGTTCTACCGGCTGCAGTACACCGAGGAAGTCGGCTCGATCTGCCGATGTGTCTATACGCACGGCGGAACGGTCCTCGACGCCCACGTCACGGACGGCCAGTGGACGCTCCGACTCCTCTTCCCCGACCGCGAGGGGCTCTCGAGCGCCGTCTCTGCCATCGAGGAACGCGACGTCCGGATCGACATCAAGCGCATGGTCGAGGCCGGCCAGAACGACGACCTCGAGACGACGGCGGCTGCCCTGACCGAACCCCAGCAGGAGGCCATCGCCGAGGCCTATCGGCAGGGGTACTACGACGTGCCCCGTGAGATCTCGCTCGAGGAACTCGCGAACGAACTCGACATCTCCCACCAGGCGCTCTCCGAACGGCTGCGCCGGGCGAACCGCGTCCTCGCGGGCGAACAGTTGGACGAGCCGGCCGGTGAGATGGCGACGCCAGACTGAGGGTCGCTCGAGCGCGTCCCGAGGATCGACCCCGGCGTCGATTGCAGGCGGCGGGCGTTTTTTGACCGTGCCC
Proteins encoded in this window:
- the bluB gene encoding 5,6-dimethylbenzimidazole synthase; translation: MVVFSDAEREAVYKTIYARRDIRRFRDEPIPDDVLERIIDAAHHAPSVGFSQPWDLVVIENEGTKAEIAAIAERAIAAAREGYEEPRRSEFADLKLEGIRDAPVNICVTCDPTRGAPHVLGRSSMKRTDVYSTCLAVQNLWLAARAEGVGVGWVSVLYPYEVQEVLGVPPHVNPVAYLCVGYPADGFPDEPVLQREGWRDRLEVETLVHEERWEGDDRR
- a CDS encoding endonuclease III domain-containing protein, encoding MSDDPEPTENISGGADGGGAAAEFDPATADTRAELVVDRLGELYWQKTYGGQDAFTCLVRTILSQNTSDKASQPAHDALLERYDGSASQRDARSASGARRERREGLDDANGEAVSGRSRADEIDLAESLANAEQSTLAETISSAGLYNQKSEIIIDVAEWVLEEFGSAAAFDEFVKDEEPSQVRETLLSVRGVGPKTADCVLLFSGGRGGVFPVDTHVHRIYRRMGIAPPEADHEGVRAVLERDVPAAKCGFGHTATIQFGREYCRARKPACLEDPEACPMADVCEQVGVYPETDEVVDPAEAPEAE
- a CDS encoding DUF371 domain-containing protein — protein: MKEVIHARGHEHVTAEHASTFEVTTDDYLTPAGDCILAIEADRAPADFDPEFVAACRDADATITFEIEADGHRESVTGRGDPALEFTNERSAVGRTSDYVDDRTIVNGAAFAAEGFDRDLVAALADGAEATVTISVE
- a CDS encoding alkaline phosphatase family protein, with the protein product MGLFDRLRGDGDPRVAFIGVDGVPYSLLSENEELFPNFAAIADEGTASEISSIVPPESSACWPSLTTGVNPGETGVYGFQDREVGTYDTYVPMGREVQADRVWDRVQEEGRKATVLNVPVTFPPQRNVQRMVSGFLSPGLAKAAYPDEVREYLETLDYRIDVNPKLGHQDDKSEFIEDAHATVDARFEAFEHYIEEDDWDLFFGVFMTTDRVNHFLFKDYERDGEYRDEFIEFYRKVDDYIGRLREALPEDVTMIVASDHGFTSLDYEVHFNEWLREEGWLSFRTDEPEELGDIADETTAYSFIPGRFYINLEGREPRGSVPQDEYDAVRDELKADLEALEGPNGNNVVDRVVEKERAFRGDHDDIAPDLVAIPNKGFDLKSGFKADSEIFDTGPRNGMHSFDNTSLYIDSPDATIDDADLFDITPTILELMDIDYGRGEFDGTSLV
- a CDS encoding inorganic diphosphatase: MVNLWEDLETGPNAPEEIYAVVECLKGERNKYEYDKDVPGVVLDRVLHSNVHYPSDYGFIPQSYYDDEDPFDVLVLVEDQTFPGCVIEARPVALMKMDDDGEQDDKVIAVPSEDPRYDHIEDLEDIPQQQLDEIDEFFATYKNLEAGKEVETQGWEDKQAAYDAIEHAQDLYQEHFQ
- a CDS encoding PadR family transcriptional regulator, whose product is MSEAQSITGEQSIARELTAFQNNILVILAKEPMYGLAIKRELEDYYGTEVNHGRLYPNLDELVDLGLVEKSELDKRTNQYSLTDDGYDAVLDGIEWTLSKVVTGDDRADEISEIVENSY
- a CDS encoding DUF7108 family protein, whose translation is MTNPDAVDDPNAVDGADRPDENDGEELPRGVVDEIERLTRLERTAVDENEADAYETRRDDLLDEYEFTARIRDDDGDDVLVCHPAEWQADGVIRTDRIEDIDRAVEIPLEGTGDPNDWDKVDARNRELVADVRAAHGEVHGDNAALLADFAGNHYAKPIASLTSAEITEFRTEYFVRNAWPSEKQREMIGESIELAFETAGEPIPDVQ
- the rnhA gene encoding ribonuclease HI, translating into MPVIECDVETARERLEAANVAVGSGNTDHERWRASRGDATAVAYDDKVVIQGADPRDLEALLREGGGRAHVYFDGGSRGNPGPAAVGWVIVTGDGIVAEDGETIGSATNNQAEYEALIAGLEAARDYGYDEVHIRGDSELIVKQVRGEYDTNNPELREKRVTVHELLAAFEEWTLEYVPREVNERADGLVNEALDQA
- a CDS encoding transcription initiation factor IIB, with the translated sequence MTRSTRQRERTRETDETEEQEGVRACPECESDNLVKDSDRGELICEDCGLVVEEEQIDPGPEWRAFNHQERQEKSRVGAPTTQTMHDKGLTTTIDWKDKDAYGRSISSKKRSQMHRLRKWQERIRTKDAGERNLQFALSEIDRMASALGVPRSVREVASVIYRRALKEDLIRGRSIEGVATSALYAACRKEGIPRSLEEISEVSRVERKEIGRTYRYISQELGLEMRPVDPKKYVPRFCSELELSEEVQTKANEIIEKTAEEGLLSGKSPTGYAAAAIYAASLLCNEKKTQREVADVAQVTEVTIRNRYQEQIEAMGIHG
- the gfcR gene encoding transcriptional regulator GfcR, with product MKNVDDLIESAAELAARGLSKGEIADELNVSRETASWLVERSGTAPQTSEQPPQRSDTAGAGGPQDIHVDWSAVGRDSKRMSHIASAMADLLAKHGEDVDLTIGIEKAGGPIATLVARELETDLGTYTPAKHQWEEGDIEELGGTFSRNFAGIRDRECYVVDDTITSGTTMRETIEAIRAEGGTPLACVVLADKQGLEELEGVPVYSLLQVISVGKDE